The Sander vitreus isolate 19-12246 chromosome 10, sanVit1, whole genome shotgun sequence genome contains the following window.
acacagccagggcaactaaggagtggctccgtaagaagcatctcaaggtcctggagtggcctagccagtctccagatctgaacccaatagaaaatctttggagggagtcgtattgcccagcgacagccccgaaacctgaaggatctggagaaggtctgtatggaggagtgggccaaaatcctgctgcagtgtgtgcaaacctggtcaagaactacaggaaacgtatgatctctgtaattgtaaacaaaggtttctgtaccaaatattaagttctgcttttctgatgtatcatatacttatgtcatgcaataaaatgcaaatgaattacttaaaaatcatacaatgtgattttctggatttttgttttagattccgtcactcacagttgaagagtaccgaTGATAAAAATTatagacttctacatgctttgaaagtgggaaaacctgcaaaattggcagtgtatcaaatacttgttctccccactgtatgggCGCCCGCTttaccagtgttgggcaagttacttccaaaatgtcatacattatagattactagttaatgtcatttgagagtaattagttatataacaatattactgtctctgaattgtaatgcgttacactacttttgcattattTTTACTTTCACCATAATAACAGGGGAAGTTTGATTTAGcagctagcttgtgaatttcaccaccggatcaataaagtctcctctttatccactttaatacatcatagattattcatattttgtataattaatataaatatgcaattaatataaatatgtaactaaagctataaaaaaaagataagtaaaacgtacaataggccAGTGATTTTCAACCACTGTGCTGGGCACACTTGTGTGCCGTGAGAGATCGTCCTGTGTGCCATGGGAAATTATCAGATTTTACTTAATTGGTCCAACAAATTTTTTTATTGAGTTACTGCAAATAATTTGCCATTGTTGCGCATCTGTGCCTGCAATGTGATGACTGGCAGAGAAATTAAATACTATTCTATGTCAGTAGGTGGCAGTATAGCGCAATAATTACCTTGTTGATTTAAGACGATAGAATTACTGCCACCTGGTGCCAGTGACAGGATGTAagcagtagggccgagatcatcgattTAAGCCTGCAACATCGatggatacatttttaaaaaggaaaaatgcagAGTCTCATTTTATTAGGctacaatgtgtcattttgtaacatttttggTTGGTGGTGTGCCGCgggatttttttaatgtaaaaaatgtgcCGTGGctcaaaaaaggttgaaaaacactGCAATAGGCAACTAGTAGAACATGAAAattactcaattaaaagtacgttaaaatgtttgtttatagcacttgaataagaaattcatgttgtttagtttcAAACACTCTAAAGGAAATGTtcaattatagtgtgattaaaactgactatttacattatttacagtacttgatttacagctgatttgtgaaaaggtacacaaccttatttaacagtaatttagttttactgctAACCGTCACACGATGTGCCTTTACTTTGAAGTAGGCTACAcggaagttgtctgttgtgtactcttgctagcttactgagATGCAACATGTCAGGCTTaagttgttcactttcttgtttgtaaaactgcaacatattgaacagtaaatggTCACAGTAAGACAAGCGTTTTTGGTCGTCATTCGAAGCCATTCCACTAAAGGCATACTCTCCACGGCtaataaaatgcaatgataCTTACGTATAGCAAGCCTCAACATTAATTCTCGACATGTTTCTACCTGTTAGCCgctcggacacactgctgtccgcgctgacgtaccgtcacctgttgggacatgCGGTCcataccgtctctggttctggttctggctctgaccacgggaacagaaaCAGGACAGCTCACTTCAACGCAGCGTACCCAGGTAACAATTTTTGGTTCCCAGAACGTTCTGGTAACGTTCGTTTTTGGTTCTCATGGAAAGTTTTCCtggcgtttagggaacgttagtttttggttacatCGACCGTTCTCAGAACGTTCCCAGAACGTTCGCCTAACGTTGCagcctttagagaacgttcccttactgttgtaacctttagagaacgttcccctaccgttgtaacctttagagaacgttcccctaacattgcaacctttagagaacgttcccctaacgctCCCCTACCAttgcaacctttagagaacgttcccctactgttcccctaccgttgtgacctttagagaacgttctcTTAAAGTTTatggaacgttcccctaacgttattttttacattccctTAACCTTTAAAACAACTTCAATAACCATGGtaccaaaaaattaaaaataaatatatatttatataagaatcagaatcagttttattggccataTAGACACAtgctgtacaatagagacaacatacatataggcacattaacacaatatattgtataaatgtaGTGTGCAAAATGCATACTGGAATgataaagtatgtaatgtgtaggtgaatggccaaagtggggatgaccccacttatcagcagttcaggagagtgatggcagtgggaaagaagctgttcttgtgtctggttgtttttgtgtgcagagatctgtagcgcctgccagaggggaggaggcagGAGGATAGCAGCAGTGTAGAAGATGGCCAATAGCTCTTGTGGTAGGCCATGCTTCCAGAGTTGCtgtaggaagtacatcctctgctgagcctttttaagGATGTTAGACTCCCACTTCAAGTCCTGGGAAATGATGGAGCCCAGAAACTTGAATGAGTCCACTTTTGACACTGGGCTGTTGGATATTGTGAGGGGGGGAGCACCGTGGGGTCCTCCGTGTCTGCTGCAGTCAGGCGGGGAAGTTTTTCTGGGAGGCCGCTAGAGTAGCAAGTAGAAgcaaagttacaagtcaaattaaaatcTTTTATCAGCCAAAATAAGCACAATactgatgtgaacaataaaataacacctgcctgttATAACTCTGCAGATTGTCAGGTCCTGGAAGGCCTTCTTTGCCTTTCTGCCCCGCAGGCTATACGGTTTTACAACGTCATTGGTTGGCACTTGCCGTAGCATGCGACGGATGGCAGTACCTCCGGTCGAACCTCCAAAAGTTGTCAGGAAAAGTGGCTGTAAAACttatagaaatacaaattacacaTGTAGAACAAAGTGGAGAGCTTGTACAATATCATTTTGTAAGAGAAGTCAGTTCAGTTATAATATttgaatttatgcaattatatagtGTTATCTTAGGGCAGGGTAGAGCCACTTAATTACCATTTTGTTCCTCCTCTCCTGTTGACCGAGACTCCTGTCGAACTCCTGCAGCTCGGTGACTGTCGAGCAGGGCGACAGCAACACGTCATCGACTAGAGCAGAGGGAGGTGACTGGGAGCTCCTTGACACTAGAACTGCCATGACGATAATTTTGACCGTTTTGGAATTTATAAGTGCAATAactttgctgaataaaaaaaattcaatccTGCTGGtacctgacttttcctaaaagtgtctgtattttcatttaaaatatttttaaaataaattacacaaaaggcaaagaaaatatgATCAATTTAACCTATTTTGGCCATACAAGGTCATATTGACCACAAGGGTTTTCGCAGTTATCTTTATGTAATTTTTCGCGTGGTTGAAGATGCATCTTGGTTGCTTAGTAACTATCATTGTCTCTGTTAGAGAAATGTCACTAGCGTCACCTAGCCTATTTGTATTTACCGGTAGCCTATTTGAttacagtagcctacactgCTTTTTATAGCCTATTTAGAAACAAGTTTGTAGTAAAAATGTCCAGAATGAATGACCGAATGAAGAGGAATATGACTGTTGAAATGGCCTTGGAGATGCTTCAGAACATGGGAAGTGATGATTCTGATGCTGGGGCTCTATCGGAGTCGGAGGAGGAAAGTGACAGCGATCATTCCTGGGTGAATGACAGGTCCAACACTTCATCATCAGAGAGTAGGCCAACAAGACTTCGGAACCGGTTACGCTTGATGGTCCCTTTGACGGCGTTGAGCCGGTCACGGCTGATGTTCCCGGTGAGCCGGTCACGGCTGATGTTCCCGGTGAGCCGGTCACGGATGATGTTCCAGGTGAGCAGGTCACGGCTGATGTTCCCGGTGAGTTCCGCTGCATAGCTATTCTGGTCACATTTGCAATTGTAGgctatcattattattattatcattagtcTATtagttattgttgtttttggccTTCCCGAACCAGTAGGCCTACCCCTCGAGCCAACTGAATACAGCCCGCCTGAGTCATCACGGCCGGAGGCGGCTGTGGAAATGGGGAAGGATGGGACGTAGTGGACGGTGCTTCAGCTGACTGAACGTACAGGGAGAAAGCAGAGCCAAAACGTCCTGACGGAAGCTGCTGGCCCCACAGCGCACGCAAAGTGCAACATTGAAGATGCGCTCACGGCCTTTGTGTGTCTTTTCGATAACGGCATGGTGAAGCACATCAGGGACTGCACTGTGGCTGAGGCCCATCGGCACCATGGTGACAGCTCCTGGGACCTGACAGTGGCTGAACTAAAAGCATTTATAGCCCTGCTCTATGTCCGCGGGGCACAGGGTGCAAAACACATCGATGTGGACAGTCTGTGGTCAGATAAATGGGGCTTGCCCTTTTTTACAGAAACAATGGCCAGAAACAGATTTAGAGAGATCATGAAATTCCTGCGGTTCGATAAGAAAGAAACCAGACGCATTCATCTGCAGGATGACAAGTTTGCCCTGGTGTCGGCAACCTGGAACAAGTTTGTGCAGAACAGCATAGCTTGTTACAAGCCTGGTGCTGACATTATGATTGATGAGCAGCTGTTCCCCACCAAGGCCTGGTGCAAATTTATTCAGTACACGGGGAACAAGCCTGATAAATTCGGCATCAAATTTTGGCTGGCTGTGGCTGTGCAGTCCAAATATATGCTGAATGGGGCTCCGTATCTGGGTGAAGAGGAGACGCGGAGCAAAGGTCAGCTAGTGGGAGAGAGTGTGGTGCTGAAACTGGCGGAGCCATTTCTGGGGAAGGGAAGAAACATTACGACTGATAATTTCTTCACCTCCCTAAAGCTAGCCACTGCCTTACAGGCCAAAAAGACCAGCCTGGTTGGCACCCTGGGCAAAGCCAAACGTGAGTTGCCTCCCTCTGTAAAAGAGCAGGCAGAGCTGTTCAGCACAAaggtgctgaaatgtgctaatGCGACACTGACAATTTACCAGGGAACGCTGAGAAAAAATGTGTGCATTCTGACCTCAGTGCACACAAGCGTGGGGATAACAGATGGGCCGAAGGCAAAACCTGAGTCTGTGACTTATAACACCAAATATGGCGTAGATGTGTTGGATCAGATGGCGAAGGCGTACTCCGTGAAAGGCGGTACACAAAGATGGCAGCAAGATTTCAAGAAGGAAGTTTTTGCTGCAGTTGGCAGAGGAGCTGAGAGCCGAGTTTATGGAGGGGAAAAGGGCAACAGCGCACGGTCCCGGTCAGCAGCGACAGCTACCACCGCAACAGGCACAAAAACGCAGGCAGTGCCAGGTGAGGAGGAGCTGCAATCAGAACAAGACAATAGACACCTGCAGCACATGCCGCAAAACCCGTCTGTGGCAATTGTGTCAAAAGAAGAGATGTCACCtgtgttgactgtgtttaaAAAACCAAATGTAGGCTTACACATGTATTTGTAATTAATTGTTTCATGGTTCGttggctctttttgttttcaactCGGTTCCAGCTTTTTCGATTAGCCTATTTTCTGTGTCATTTGTGgtagaaatgtgtttaaaaaatataatcttaatgtataaaaaaatgtgaatttatAGTGCACCAGCAGTAAAATTGCCCGGAGGAAGTTCATGCTGAACTGAGAGCGGAGTTTATGGCGGAAAAAAGGGCAGCGGCGCACGATCCGAGCAGCGCTGCGCACCACAGGCAGTGCCAGGTTAGCTTAGGGTACATGTTCAAATTAGCTACTTTTATATGTTATTTGCTTGTTATGAGTTATGTTGAAAGAATTTCCATACCATATTTTTTGGATatgaatgtagcctatgaaGTAATTATGGTTTACTATGCCATGATATGAAGTATTGAAACATGTAGCCTATAGGCCTactactcaaatgtataattaaactcGTTACAATGTACATTTtgatgttattttgtttttctaaagaTATCCTAACATAATACATGCATTAATATCACAATTAGGTATTTACCATGAGAGATTATAGAGTTTTAAATCTGGCGGTCAAAATGACCGCTCACGGCAGTTCTAGTAGTTATGGAATCCCGGCACTTCTAGTGTTAAGAGCATGAGCAGCTCATCCATCTTTTCCTCAAATGTGTCCATCCGCTGTGCCATGCGGGTAATGGATGTCCTCATGGCTATGGAATaattaattcaatttcaattcaatttatttatagtgtcaaatcataacaggaattatctcaggacactttacagatagagtaggtctagaccacactataatttacaaggacccaacaattccagtgattcccccaagagcatgcatgaatgcgtaggtgtgacagtggcaaggaaaaactcccttttaggaagaaacctcagacagacccaggctcttggtaggcggtgtctgacggtgccggttgggggtatgatgaacaatggcaataatagtcacaataaagatattgtaatagttataatagttcatggtgtcgtagagcacagcagggcgtaacagggtgtggcagggcgttggccggacatagcaagtcgaagccaggcattgcagtgcgtagcagggtgtaatagggcacagcaggacgtAGGGCAgaaccacggcgacagctgccaccatgatgtaggtgccatcatgatccaagatgatgatgctgggcggaaaaaaaacataaggactccggggaataagctccccggagctatgttagtaacaagcatttctgtgacacgaatacacacagatggaaagaatggttttagttgttatacattatatactttCATATGTGAACAACTTAAGTGAGTCTTTTTACCTCTCTGTGTGATGAGTCACCTCCCTCTGTGTGATGAGTTCTgctgtttacaacaacaaaaaggttaAGTTACTCTCAAGTTCCTTGTCATGAAATTGGAAAATTCAAAGCCACTGTACCTTCAACTGGGTCCCAAGATGAAGTGACAGGCCGAGCTTGTGTTACAATAGACCCATCCAGCTCTGGGCGACCGGCTGGTTTCCTGTGTGGTGTTGACTCATCGAAAAAGAAAGTTGATATGAATATTGGTCAGTTCATTTATGGTAGGTTTCTTGCACATGCCATTGCAAAAGATGAACCTATGCTGTTACATTAGACAGtcgctaaaaaaataaataaaaaaaacacttgcagGTGGTGGAGGCAGTAGCATCTGCTGACCTGAAAAGGGGCAGGAAGGGACAAACACATCAGAACAGTCACGTGATATGCACCAGGTTGAGTGTCAGTAGTTCCATGGTAGGAAATATGACTCTGGTTTCTTAAATGCATGCATAAATGTTAACTTACGGACAGGGCTTCCGGACACACGCTCCGTCCTGAAATGCTTTCTTGCTTGTGGAATGGAttcatctgaaataaaagaccatacaatttgtactgattgcaaaaagaatatttgaagtgtaaataataatacatagtcTGTACTTAAGGTCTTACCAtgattatctaaataaacgatggatgtatttagatAACCAAGGAGGTGTAATCATTAAGACGTgctaggttagcctgcagtttcatgaatagagcttctcttaatacatccatggcttgatctctcatccacgttacaggctttacagcatacagccctcggatgtatcgtaAGATAAGTGTTAAACCCTAAACCCACATCTCTTAGGGACACATAATATATTACATTAACGTAGCTCCACTGTTGCTGTATAATGCTGGCAACCATGTCGGAGCtttctttaagttgtttaccAAAATCTCTCACCTTGTTGTCCAGGTTCCTTATGGTGGTTAAAACATCACCGAGGGAAGGCTCAGTCTCTGTGGCCAACTTTAATGTATCCATACTACGGGGCTAGCAGCGCTCGCAGCATAGCTAGCTGTAGAAAGCTAACTTGTTTCCCGCGTTAGCATTCAGGCTAGCAGTCTTGAGCGGAGGAAAGTCTTTACTGTTGACAGCCGACAATGGCTTTCTTGGTATCTTCGTCCTACCTTGCGTTATAACACCGTCGGTGAAGTGTAGTCAGCATATGTTTTAGTCAGTGGCAGTATTTCAGTTCGAATTTGGGACCAAACGAACTGATCTTTTGTCTGCCATGTTCGCCAGGTGTGTATACCGGTGTTGTATACGGAAGTCAGGACAGGACTTGAATTGGTCACCTGAAAGCAG
Protein-coding sequences here:
- the LOC144524169 gene encoding uncharacterized protein LOC144524169, whose protein sequence is MVKHIRDCTVAEAHRHHGDSSWDLTVAELKAFIALLYVRGAQGAKHIDVDSLWSDKWGLPFFTETMARNRFREIMKFLRFDKKETRRIHLQDDKFALVSATWNKFVQNSIACYKPGADIMIDEQLFPTKAWCKFIQYTGNKPDKFGIKFWLAVAVQSKYMLNGAPYLGEEETRSKGQLVGESVVLKLAEPFLGKGRNITTDNFFTSLKLATALQAKKTSLVGTLGKAKRELPPSVKEQAELFSTKVLKCANATLTIYQGTLRKNVCILTSVHTSVGITDGPKAKPESVTYNTKYGVDVLDQMAKAYSVKGGTQRWQQDFKKEVFAAVGRGAESRVYGGEKGNSARSRSAATATTATGTKTQAVPGEEELQSEQDNRHLQHMPQNPSVAIVSKEEMSPVLTVFKKPNVGLHMYL